The genomic stretch GGGATTGCCGCGGCCGGACTTCGCCGTCACCTTCATGTCGGTGCCGGTCTTCATGGCGGCGATCAGCACAGGTTCCTCGGCGGCGTTCTCGACCCAGGCCGACTTGCCGCGGGTGAACATCGAGAAGGACTTCTTGTCGATGGTGACGGTGGCCTTGGAGCCTTCCTGGAAATTGTAGCCGGCGATGAATTGCGGCTCGTAGGACACCTGCTGGCCGGGACGCTGGCTGACGAAGAAGAACATGTCGCCATGGTCGAGCGTCGGCGGCTGCTTGTCGGTCGGCACGGTGAGCACGTAGCAGACCTTGCCGCCCGATGCCTGGTAGCTGTAGGTGCCCCAGGCATTGTGCTGGCCGATCTTGGTCGCCTGCTGCGCCAGAACAGGCGCTGCCGAGGCCACCAGGACCAGACTTGAAACCAGTGCTATCAATCCGCGCATCGTCTTTCCCGTATTCCAAATGGTGCGGAGGCGGGCCGCATGGCGTCCTGCCGTCGCTTCATTTTGATTTAATCTGGGTTACCAAACGGTGAATTTCCCTCAAGAAAAGGACGCTCACCCCAGGAAACCGCCGCCATTCCCGCGCCGCCGCCTTGTCAGCAGCCGGCGCGACGTCCCTTGGGCGACTTGGAGGCCACGAAAGCGGCAAGAGTTTGACTTTTCAACCGCGCCGAAAAACGCCTCCATGCACAGGCCTGGCGCCGCGTGCCGACGCTCAGCCCTTGTCGGCGATGGCGTCCTTGGCGGCCTGGCGATGGGCCGGCGTGATGTGGGCGCTGACAGCGGTGATCGCGGCGGTCAGCACGGCGATGTCGTCGGTGAAACCGAGGCCGAAGATGAAGTCGGGGATGAGGTCCACCGGCAGGACGAAATAGCCGAGCGCCGCCACCAATATGCCCTTGGCGCGCAGCGGGGTGTTCTTGTCCATGGCGCAGTAATAAGCGGCGACGACCTCTTCCATGAACGGGATCTGCCGCGCGGCCTTCTTGGCGGTGCGCCAGAATTTCTCGCGCACTTCGCTCTCGCCGCCCAGCCTGTCGCCAAAGCCGAAGAAATCAAAACCGGGTTGTTGCGCCATCAATCACTCCTTGCGGGTCTCATGCGCGTCCTGGCGCATGCCTCGCGAAGGAAAATGTGGTGAAAGCCGGACCCGGCTGCAAGATGCCGGCGCCGATTTGGCGTCCCGTAGACGGCCAAGCGTACACTCAGCCGCCGAAATAGCGGTTCATCTTCTTCGCCAGTTCGATGTCGAGCGCCGTGACGCCGCCGGCGTCATGGGTGTTCAGCGTGACGTCCACGGTCTTGTAGACATTTGACCAGTCGGGGTGGTGGTCCATCTTCTCGGCGGCCAGCGCGACGCGGGTCATGAAGGCGAAGGCTTCGGAAAAATTCTTGAAGACGAAACTGCGCTTGATCGAGGCGCCGTCCGTGGCCAGCGACCAGCCGCCGAGTTCGGCAAGGGCTGCGGTGATGGCGTCCTTGCTGAGTTTTTCTCTCGTCATGATGAGTTCCCGTGCTATTTCGAATTTGACCCTCACCATAGTGCAAGTCGCCCAGAAGTGCTTTGCGTTTTGGGGTTCCAAATGCACAAACGGCGCATATCGAATGAGCATGAAGCCCATAAATTCCATTCTGTTCGTCTGCCTCGGCAACATCTGCCGGTCGCCGCTGGCCGAGGGCGTCTTTCGCGCCGTCCTGGCCGAGCGGGGCCGGGATATGCTGCTCGATTCGGCCGCGACCAGCGGCTGGGAGGTCGGCTCGGCGCCCGATCCACGCTCGATCGCGGTGGCCTTGCGTCACGGCATCGACATTTCCGGGCAGAGGGCACGCAAGGTCACGCCGCAGGATTTCTCCCGTTTCGACCTGATCCTCGGCATGGATCGCTCGAATGTCGCCGATCTCAAGGCGCTGGCGCCCGCGCGGGACCGGGTGCACCTGTTTCTGGAGTTCGCGCATGGACAGGCGCGTGACGTGCCCGATCCCTATTATGACGGGCCGGAGGCCTTCGCCGAGGTCTACCGCATGATCCGTGAAGCGTCGGAGGCGCTGGCGACACGGCTGGCGGCGCGGGCATCGTTGCCCGACAGCGGCCAGGCTTCCTCGACGATATAGGGGCCGCCGCCGACCGAATCGCGCGACGACATCAGGACGAAGCGGCCGATGCGGAAGGGCAGCGTCGAGAAATTGCCGCGCGCCGACAGATATTGCGCGACATCCAGCGGGCTCGAGTTGCGCAGCCGCGCCAGCGTGACATGCGGCATGAACTTGCGCGGATCGGCAGGGATGCCGAGCCGCTGGCAGATGCGCTCGATCTCGCCCTGAAGTGCTGCCAGATCGGGCGAGGCGGAGGCGCCGGCCCACACGGCATGCGGCTTTTTCTGGCCGAAAGCGCCGACACCGGACAAGGTCAGCGAGAAAGAGGGCCGGTGGACCCGGTCGAGCGCGTTGGCGATCTCATCGGCTACGTGACCGGGGACATCGCCGATGAAGCGCAGCGTCAGATGGTAGTTTTCGACATCGATCCAGCGGGCCCCGGGCAGGCCGCCCCGGAGCAGGGACAGCGAAAGGGCAGCATCACGCGGAATTTCGAGGGCGGTGAAAAGACGCGGCATGAAGAGCCTCCCTTCCTCGAATCGAACTGTCACCTATAGCGAATCATCGATAGCCTGACGGAGCAAGAGGTTTATTGGTCACAGGCCTTGCTAAAAACTTCCCTAACGGAAAGCGGTTCCGGCCGACCTCAGGTGCCTCCGGGCACCGCCGCAATGGCCCTCTCGACCGTCGGCAGGATGCGCTCGACCATCACGTCGACCCCTTTGGCGCTCGGATGCAGGCCATCCTCGAGTTGCATGCCGGGCTCGCCGACGACGCCATCGAGGAAGAACGGGTAGAGCGCGATATCGTATTTTTTCGCCAGCTGTGGAAAGATGGCGTCGAAGGCGGTCTGGTAGTCGGCACCGAGATTGGGGGCGGCGCGCATGCCGGCCAGCAGCACGGCGATCTTGCGTTGCTTGAGCTTGCCCAGCATCTCGTCGAGATTCTTCCTGGCGATATCGGGCAAGACGCCGCGCAGCATGTCGTTGGCGCCGAGTTCGAGGATGACCAGCTGCGTTCCGTCCGGCACCGACCAGTCGAGCCGCGCCAGGCCGCCGCTGGTGGTGTCGCCGGAGACACCGGCATTGGCGACGGTCACGTCACGGCCCTTGGCGCGCAGGGCGGCCTGGAGCTTGTCGGTAAAACCCTCGCCGGGCCCGAGACCGTAGCCCGCCATCAGGCTGTCACCGAAGCCGACGATCTTGAAGGGCTCGGCCCGCGCCGACGAAATGGCGCCGCAAAGGGCGAGGAAAAGGATCAAGCCTGCGGCTATCTGGCGTTTGAAAGACATGCGGCAGGCCCCATATGACCAAAAGATACTTCCGGGCGACCGCTTCCGGCAAGCAGAGCCTTCACGTTCCATATAGGACACTTTCATTTTGACAGAAGCCGTCATCGCGCTGAAAGACGTATCCCTGACGCTCGGCGAAGGCGCTTCGTCGGTCCATGTGCTGAAGGGCGTCAGCCTCGAAGTGGCGCGCGGCGAGGCGACCGGCATTGTCGGTCCGTCGGGGTCCGGCAAGTCGACATTGCTGATGGTGCTGGCAGGCCTGGAACGGGTCGATTCGGGTACGGTACGAATCGCTGGCGAGCTGCTCAACGGCAAAAGCGAGGACCAGATTGCTTCGTTTCGTGGCCGAAACATTGGCATCGTCTTCCAGTCCTTCCACCTCATCCCCAACATGACGGCGCTTGAAAATGTCGCCGTGCCGCTGGAACTGGCCGGCCATGCCGATCCGTTTTCGGTGGCGGCGCGCGAACTGGC from Mesorhizobium sp. 113-3-3 encodes the following:
- a CDS encoding YkvA family protein, which translates into the protein MAQQPGFDFFGFGDRLGGESEVREKFWRTAKKAARQIPFMEEVVAAYYCAMDKNTPLRAKGILVAALGYFVLPVDLIPDFIFGLGFTDDIAVLTAAITAVSAHITPAHRQAAKDAIADKG
- a CDS encoding low molecular weight protein-tyrosine-phosphatase; this translates as MSMKPINSILFVCLGNICRSPLAEGVFRAVLAERGRDMLLDSAATSGWEVGSAPDPRSIAVALRHGIDISGQRARKVTPQDFSRFDLILGMDRSNVADLKALAPARDRVHLFLEFAHGQARDVPDPYYDGPEAFAEVYRMIREASEALATRLAARASLPDSGQASSTI
- a CDS encoding 4a-hydroxytetrahydrobiopterin dehydratase: MTREKLSKDAITAALAELGGWSLATDGASIKRSFVFKNFSEAFAFMTRVALAAEKMDHHPDWSNVYKTVDVTLNTHDAGGVTALDIELAKKMNRYFGG
- a CDS encoding ABC transporter ATP-binding protein; the encoded protein is MTEAVIALKDVSLTLGEGASSVHVLKGVSLEVARGEATGIVGPSGSGKSTLLMVLAGLERVDSGTVRIAGELLNGKSEDQIASFRGRNIGIVFQSFHLIPNMTALENVAVPLELAGHADPFSVAARELAAVGLSDRVTHYPGELSGGEQQRVAIARALAPSPRILIADEPTGNLDQATGRQVADLLFAKAAERGMTLVLVTHDPALAARCSRQVSMRSGRIEAPAPSLKVTA
- a CDS encoding arylesterase, with amino-acid sequence MSFKRQIAAGLILFLALCGAISSARAEPFKIVGFGDSLMAGYGLGPGEGFTDKLQAALRAKGRDVTVANAGVSGDTTSGGLARLDWSVPDGTQLVILELGANDMLRGVLPDIARKNLDEMLGKLKQRKIAVLLAGMRAAPNLGADYQTAFDAIFPQLAKKYDIALYPFFLDGVVGEPGMQLEDGLHPSAKGVDVMVERILPTVERAIAAVPGGT
- a CDS encoding invasion associated locus B family protein; its protein translation is MRGLIALVSSLVLVASAAPVLAQQATKIGQHNAWGTYSYQASGGKVCYVLTVPTDKQPPTLDHGDMFFFVSQRPGQQVSYEPQFIAGYNFQEGSKATVTIDKKSFSMFTRGKSAWVENAAEEPVLIAAMKTGTDMKVTAKSGRGNPTSYVFSLKGISAALTSIAKCK
- the thpR gene encoding RNA 2',3'-cyclic phosphodiesterase, with translation MPRLFTALEIPRDAALSLSLLRGGLPGARWIDVENYHLTLRFIGDVPGHVADEIANALDRVHRPSFSLTLSGVGAFGQKKPHAVWAGASASPDLAALQGEIERICQRLGIPADPRKFMPHVTLARLRNSSPLDVAQYLSARGNFSTLPFRIGRFVLMSSRDSVGGGPYIVEEAWPLSGNDARAASRVASASDASRIMR